The sequence below is a genomic window from Dioscorea cayenensis subsp. rotundata cultivar TDr96_F1 chromosome 6, TDr96_F1_v2_PseudoChromosome.rev07_lg8_w22 25.fasta, whole genome shotgun sequence.
AGCTGATATAAGGGGGGCATTTTGGGAAAGAGGAAACTTTCGTAGTACTTCAGGGTGTTGATCTCGAGGCAAACGAATGTGTGATTTTGAGTTATGATCTTCAGGCAGTTTTATTTCGATCCCGAGGTAATCATGCGATCCCGATTTCCAGTTATGATCTCAAAGCATAGTGTTAATCAGAGTTTTGTTCATGACCGTTCGATCTTTCTGGAAGTTAAACGTGCGGTGATGATGGATCGTTATTAACCCTCTCCCTCTCGTCACTCTCGTGGTCTCATTcccagagaaagagagagagagagagagagagaggaagcaCGGCCATGGCGATGCAGAGCCTGAGAAGGGGAGCGATGAGGAGCATCGTGAGAGGAATGGTATTGAAGTCTCCTTGAAACCTTTGAATTATTGTCTCGTTGTCCTTTGTTGTTCTTGATTCTCATTTTTCTTGGATGGATAGTAAACCCTTCATCAGGACTCAATGGATGAACTGATAATGCACAATCATCAAgtttttctaggttttcttgggtttttatgCAGGAATGTAGATTGGTagcatcaattttattcatgTGAAGAACATTTGCGGATTCTTGATGGATTCTTTTTAACCAATTTGGCGGGTTTGAACGATTTTGtttataaagttttttattttattatattctaatTTTATGAGTACCTTGAAGATGTATTAGTTCATCTTCTTGAATGATTGCGTGGCTAGTTAGCTATAAAGGTTCATCTTTTTATATTCCggtattgattttattgttgaatctgttaattctttctctttttgttagAAATTAGGATGTTGTGTTTTATGAAAGATTACTCGCTGTAAGAAGACTTTGGAATGCGTTTGTGTTCTACTAATCAGTTTGGAGGTATCTGGTGGGTTAAAGTCCATTCGTGGCGTTTTCAGTCCTGTGTTGTGTTAGTGTCATTTTGATGCTCTTGTATGTTTGTCcaaattgatgaattttttgTGGTGATGATTATTTTTCAGAAATTGAAACATCTTTGGCATTTTTTGATGCTTGACGTTAAGCTTTTGGAGGAAATTACTTTGCTTTAGGTTCTTTGCTTTAAATTTGTTATGTTGTTAGTGTTACAAGCTTATTGTTTTGTAGGTTAAGCCTCAGGTTTTGTATCCTTTGTACAAGTCTATCCAATGCTCATCATATGCCACTCAGAGAATTGTTGATATTGGGCAGCCTACATCCGTATCGCATCCTCATGTACTTTCTTGAAACCCATTCAAGTCCTTTGCCCTGCAATAATGTTAGAattgttcttttctttgatcatgattttttttcctccttaTTTTAGTTACTTGCAGAAGGGGAGATCACCCCAGGAATTACAAGTGATGAATACATTAGTAGAAGAAAACGACTTCTGGAACTACTTCCAGAGAAAAGCTTGGCTATAattgcatctgcccctgtgaaaaTGATGACAGATGTGGTGCCATATCCATTTCGGCAAGATGCTGATTACCTTTATATCACCGGTTGTTCACAACCTGGAGGTGTAGCAGTTTTGAGTGATGAAATTGGATTATGTATGTTTATGCCTGATCCAGATCCTCAAGTAAGCCATAATTGGTTGGAATAATATGCAAAAACATCATTTTTGTTAGGCACTGAGTTTTCATGGTTCCCTTGTTTGGTTGTGTCTTGATATTATATAGGAAGatagtttttctttatattaaatTGCTAATTTTCATAagatttttatgattttctcaAGCTTCACTTGTATATCTGGGCCAGTTTTCTTTTAGTTTGATTGGATGTATGGGCCTTCTTCATTTTGTTGCTTTCATGGTATTTTTATTGTCTTGCTTATACTTCAACTCTTCATATGATGACCTTTTTGGAAGTTTTTGAATTGTATTAGATGGCTTTTAGAGAATTTAGATTATATCAACATGCTATAACCTATTACCTCATTATGTTATTATTGATGTCGGTACTTTGAAATGATATGTAtactatttatctatttattttaaataacatttttatctCATTATGTTATACAAATAGAGTAGTTAAAagtgcattgatttttttttttaactcgaTGAATGGATTTTGCATCGAGTAGTTATTTTTGGATGTCATGGAATGGGAGccttttttataataacaacataCATATTTActtgaatatttaattttgtgctCTGTTATATTCGCAGCTACTTGTCTATTATTTGAGCATTGGATACAAGAATTTCTTGTGATTCTGACATTCATATAtggtttctttattattatgtagATATTGACCTCtttatgagtttttgttttgcaataaACATAGCACTGACTttgccattttctttttttgatggGATGGCTTCAAGTTTCAGATAATGCATATTACATTCTGCAGTGCATATTACATATTGAGAAGCTATGTTTATGACAATATTTGctgtttcatatttttaggaTGTGCTCTGGCAAGGCTCAATCGCTGGAATGGATGCAGCATTGGATTATTTTAAGGCTGACAAGGCATTTTCCATGAGTAAGATGCGTGAGGTTGGTATATTAATACTGCTTGCCTTGGTGCTTGGATATGCATTGGCTGCCCTGCAAATCCTTTATAATCAGCATTGGCAAATCTATTATCTGGTTCCATGTCACCTAGTACAATACCTGCCTTATGACGTAATTGATAGACAACTGACTCTTTTTAACAAGATATCTTTTCTGTATGTGTATGAATGGCAAAGTCTTAAGTGCTTCTGCATATTGCACAATGTTAAACTATGTAATTGACTGACTTCAAAGTTGTTATATCAAGATGAATGCAAATTTAACAGATGTATAGATCTTCAGTCTTTATTATCCTCTTATTCAAACTAGTTGATAATTTGGCAGAAAAGGATAATCTATTTTATCTTCTTGGTGTGTGATAGATAAAGTCAGCTTATGATTTCGCAATCTACATTCTTGACAAATGGCTaatattcttttcattgatCCAAACTTATGAGAAGAAAATATTCTAATTCAGTGGATATTTTGATTCctagtcatcaataaaaatgtaACTTCTCTCTTGGAAAAATCCATTCTGAGCCTGCATTAGTATCTGTCCTGCTTTAAATATGACAGTTATGCTACAGTATTTGGTGTTATTAACCTTTTTTTTGGTCTATCTAAATagattttatgttatttatttaataacttTTTCAAATGTTGGTCCAGGTCCTTCCGGGAATGATTAGTCATGCAACCAAAGTGTACCATAATGTGATGACAGCTTTGCCGTCTTATATGGCATTCGAGGCCTTCCGCGAGTTAGACCACAACAATAAAGTTAAAGATATCTCATACTTGACTCATGAACTGCGATGGGTGAAGTCATCGTCAGAAGTTAACTTGATGAGACAGTCTGCCTCTATCGCTTGCCAAGTAAGTGATGCTTCTCAAGCCAGTTTAGCCAGCTATATTTTTCTGAAGAAAATTACCTCAATTAAAGTTTACATCAATCGTGATAATTGTAGTTCCATGCACATCATCAATATTGTTTTCATGTATAAGTGAAATAACTTCTGTCTGCAAAATCTCAATGTACACATCCTGATAGTATTgcaattttatatcatttactaTCAAaggtctttgtttttttcccttagCAATTAAACTGCATTTAGCTCTCCTCTATTTCTTGAAGGGCTTGTCTTTCAAAATTGCCATTTTATAGTTTAGCCTTTTCTTTTGGATAAAGTAGGGTCATATATAGCCAAATATgtaaacacattttttttttaaaggaacaATTTTACTTAATGGTGAACTTGTCCCTCTGTTCTTTGACCTTCTGAAATggaacctttttttatttatttttgacagaCAATGGATGTCCACTTTAGCAAATAGCCTGAAAGAACTACCATTGATCAAGTAGAACTGAAATAAAATAGCTCCAATTactcttttttgtcttttttatcaGACTACCATATTGAGCTACTAAATAGCATATTAATGTTAGACTTGTTAAAATGCAAgttattttcattgtttcatTGGAAACTTAAAATTGTATGCTTGACGCGCAAAgttattgattttgatgacttACTATATGATCATTGCCATATTCCTTTTCCTTGATTAGTCTCTTTTGCAAACAATGTTACTTTCAAGGACATCTCCTGAAGAAAGCAAGTTAGCAGCCAAGGTTGAATATGAATGCAAAATGAAAGGTGCACAAAGAATGGCGTAAGTAATTTTTCCCCCTTTTATAATGACAGTTTATCATATATATTCTACATGGATTATGTTTCCCACTTATGGAAATCAATATTTTGTACATTATAATTATCAACAGCCTACGTTTAGGCATCTGAGGGTAAGTGatgcgagatccgcaagtgcacggagtcgtcaagtaatacctctcgtgcgagcacgagagggtcgtattccctgggcccaaggatctacccttacttcttcgcgtattgtctagccgaaagattcgaatggtttctctaatctattaattaaaatgaaagaactacaagtagagtctaaaataaggcaagggtataaaatccagggaaagaaatggtcacggatacTGGCctcctaggggctactaaagtgcaaaaagatgctaagaatgtcatgcaagtgaaggtttggacctagagatttctaAAGTAGGTTAACCCGATGGTCACtgacaattgacccctaatccgtataagtattgatacggaatttcttcccgatcaaatcctcatatgattgcattaacaaaagGGGAAATCCCTAATCGTAGCCGAACACAACCTCGGTCTAGCCCCTAATGTTGAGGGTacaaaaatacccgatggtcacgggcgATTCggacatgaatcccttccaaacttggtgtgtctaatacaagggcgatgatcacgctaccaagtacaacctagaagttggtttacagagttctcatgtaagcaacacatcaaatgcaccaagaatgaatcacaaacacaaaaacccttgcaatagacataattagttcatcaaaatatataagttcaccccaaggtttaCCCAAGATCCGTAacccttggggtctactcagtccatgcaaacaaatacaaacaataggtccatgaaaacaactacaaatggcataagaaaactcccttaAACAATGGAAGGTGATGCCAAGTTAGGGTGtaaagcttccacggacgccgtgATCGGGCGCTTCTCTCATCgcctacaagctcccaaagaagagatcgatgaagatctagccaaactaAGCTTTCTCCCTTTAATTCCCCGCCTCCAAAAACGCGTGATCTTGCTCTCCTCCGAACTTttggaagtcggctccaagaactccccaaaaAGCTATCTCTCAATCTCCTCTCTTTGCCCTAAAAGTTCAGTCTAAaatatatcccgtcaggtccatacgggcttcTTGCgaaatgaatcacaaacacaaaacacttgcaatagacataattagatcatcaaaatacacaagttcacccctaaCGTTCACCCCAAGATCCAAATGACCtcggggtctactcgtccatgaaaacaaatacaaacaataggtccatgaaaacaactactaaggaaactccctcaaacaatggaagtgagatgacaagctgTTAGGTGGAAAAGCTTCCACGGACACCGCTGATCAGGGGCGGCTTCGCTCGCCTCACAAACtccccaaagaagagatcgatgaagatctagccaaactaAGCTTCTCCCTTTAATTCCCCTGCTCCAAAACGAGTGATTTTGCCTCCTCTGAACTtgtggaagtcggctccaagaactccccaaaaAACTCTCAAAAATCTCCCCTTTGCCCTAAAAAGTTCAGATCCAAAATATATCCTGTCAGTCCATACTGTcagcgcatggagcccgtgaagctcacccATCATTTTCGCCTAGAAAAATATGGCAGGGTGCTACAGAGATTCACCACAAAGTGATTTTAACACAAGTAACCGAGACTCAGTGAAATTCCCAGAAGAAACCTCACgtgcacccatgcgggcgcatggacctCGCTGAAGCTCAGCATCGAATGTCTCTGCTACAGTCTAACACccaaaaaatgccgtttttggtgtcgaattcgtccaatttgcatttttgagctacatttggcacatttatgatctgcaacaccaaaaaaataaatttatacttaaacgggcatcaattcattaagatatacacaaataatacaaaatcaatacgtataaaatacgtacatttagacgtttatcaaacatccccacacctaagcgtttgcttgtccttaagcaaacacacatgaaagaataggggcaagacgataaacggctaaatgtacgacctcaagctcaaatagtgaagaaccccacaagcacagataaaatgaaattaagaaaatgagttgcacaataaccaacttagtagagatagtcatgaatCCTCTtgagtgctttcctcgtgagtgtgtgtatatacttcatccctcgctcttCCCTATTCAcgccacattcaatgactaccggtgttagaaatCCTAAAGACGCCCTCAATAGCGAGTTAAGAGTCCTTCGGTCTACAGTCAACACTTCaatttctaagtgaatgcatgctAGAGTTCAGGAGaatacacactttttttttttccgagtccgcctaacgtagactgcacaaaatatcttataatctttcaggaggatgcacatgctgattaggcacaagagccacccaacctatttgattacagtctacataaaCGCATtaatgctaaattagcagaggaataccgacataatttttttttttttttttccaggtaacaaatatatacatgtctcctgagcattttcatgcaaaacttcacttagggaaaaagtaaaatgagaaaaagaaccaaaagctcttaaaagaccattgagggatgaatttaccactctaacaccttaaatcaaagcagtgggttagctggggcaagcaaggtagaagttctgtgtcaaagttgtgaagagagcactagaaagaaaacatgactttcttatagcacaaatagcactacaactcattactatcattcctTCAAGGCAGGAggtttttaacaataaatcatagctatcaccggtAAAGTAaacatgcaaataacccatccccacacctaaaattgtacattgccctcaatgtacattaatcAGCAGAACATAGTGTacaattcataataaataattgaagcATGAAAAAGGAAGCGGTAAAGAGACTCGtcccatttggttgatgaagattgttcAGTGAAAAGCATAGTCATGGGCAACAAAGCCAAAGAAAGAGTAAAAGGAGGAGAGGCATAATCTGTGAGAAGTCCTGCAAAAATAAGTAAGGCGATCACGACACTTAAGAAAATCAAGGGGaaggaaaacatgcataatagtccaaataaaagtaaaacaagccTAGCAGGGAGTGAACCCATGCTAACAAAAGAAGTTCAACTAGCAAGCCacaaaataatgcaaaatacaaaacataaactcaAGTCCATAAAAGTCTTGCTCCTAGGCTGGGTGGTGTCCGTCAGTAGGTGCAGCAGATGCTAATGATGTGGTAGTCCCCGAGGTGGCGCtgaggatgaagaagacccACGCACAAAAAGAGAGAATTTCACGCATATCCCTCGCCAACCGCTCTAAGTATCTCAAGATTCTCTGATGTCCTCGACTGAAGGAAATGAATCTCGCCTCGAATCTCCCGGCGCGAAAACTCAACTCGGGCTAGGCTGCGCCGTCTCGCCTGAATCTGACCGTGGGAGAAGCAGTGATGCGCCACCCGTGGTCGTAGTACCGGATAACGGCATATGTGTCACCGCGCTTCTCCACCATCCCCATAGAAAAACATAGTAGCCATCCCCTGGCGGCGAAAAATCCATCAACAATGTGTGCAAGTCTCGCGTTCGACACATACCGGATCATACGTGGATATACGTGCCCGCACAGGGATCTGACCGGCGCAGTCATGTCGATCACACCAAGCAGCAGCAGGTCTGCATACAGCAGCATCAGACAGTGTCGCACAGCGCCGGTCACTGGCCCTCGCATGCCCACACCGCACGGTCGATACGATGCGCGGGTCGCGAAGACGCAGCGCCTCGACCGCCGGCAGATCGCCAGCCCGGTTCCGCACGTGACGCTGCACGAAGACGATCGTCAGCTGACAAGCCCTCATCACCTCGAAGAAGCCCGCCTAGTTCGCGGTCAATTAACGGTCATTATCCCAGCGCTTTGAACCATTCCGCACGGTCTCACTGTCTCATTGCGCAGACATCCGCGAGTTCACCAGCTCGGATCGCTAACGTGACCGGTCACATCGATCATGATGATTCGCCCGCCACCGAGCCGGACTGCGACACTGTCCGGACAATCAGGCTTGATTCCGACAGTGGTCAGAGCGCAGCCCAGAGCGCTATGGGCCAGCAGGGATGGCACTCACGCCGCATCACAGCCCTAGGACGCTTGATGAAAACACGCCGACCCGCATTCCCAAACCCCCACGATTTTCGGAAGCCTTCATGTTTAGGAACGCTTCAAGCCGCGGTTTTTATCAAAAGCTGCCCCTAGACATGATGCGGCACCCAGCTGGAGTGCCATCCTTAGCCTCGCCGCAACATAGGGCACGCTATAAACCCTCTGAAGTCCAAGCCCTTGGTATTATCCTGACAATTGATCGCAATGTCCTCGGTTCTAGGTTCTGGCCGAGGCCGTGAGGAATTAATCAATCATGATGGATGTGACCGAATCTTTCAATTAACGATCCCGGCCATCGTGAACTCACCTTGATGTCCTAAGCACAATAGACTTAATAAGACCCAGATCTGAATAAGTTTTCCAAGCCTTTGGGACAATGAACACCATTTGTGACTCCACAACCGGGTTGTTTCTCGGGCTTTGTATGATGAGGGAAAGTCAGGAACACACCAAAGATTTCATCGCTCTTCCTGCATGATTTTTTTCGCCACCACGACACACGGTTCCCTCGAATATTATCTCCGTCGGCAGCATCTAACGAGTCATGGAAAGCATCTCGTCTTCACAACCCCGCACATCGATATGTTCATGCACTCTTAAGTCGAGGTATTGGAGGCCGGTGCGATAGCACTGGGGTAATCACGCGCTCTGACTTACTAATGCTACTACAAGATATCGAGCGCTACCCGATCCACCTTGGACACCTTTTTGCCGAGTTGTTTGTTAATCAAGGTACTTACACACGCCTTGGATCTATTTTCGCTGGGCCGTATATCACACATATGATTCGAGGTATGGGTTTAATCGAGCACAGCCGGGACATGCACATATGATTCGAGGAAAACagtcatacactcatcactaaACTCGAATGCCGTGTCCTTCTCAAGGAGTTTTGTAAGTGGTCGGGcaattaatgaaaaatccttgacgaaccttctgtaaaaacctgcatgtcccaaGAAACTCCTAATGGCCTTCACTGACGTTGGGGGAGGTAGCTGTTCGATAGTGGAAACCTTGGCCTTGTCCACCTCAATTCCTTGTTGTGATATCTTATGACCAAGcacaatgccttccttgaccataaaatgacacttttcccacTGAGAACCGAGTTGGTTTCCTCACATCTGGCTAATACCCGCTCTAGATTTTTGAGGCAGAGGTCGAAAGAATCACCTAAAACTGAGAAATcgtccatgaaaacctccatgatatcttccACCAGATCATCAAATATGGCTATCATACAACGCTGGAAGGTGGCTGGAGCATTACATAGTTCGAAAGACATCTGacggtaagcaaaagtaccataagggcatgtgaaagttgtcttctcctggtcttctggggagatggggatttgaaagtactcggagagaccatccaagaaacagtaatatgagtgccctgctagtcgttcaagcatttggtcaatgaaaggaagagggaaatgatcttttctagtagcatcattCAGTTTTCTATAGTCTATGCACACCCGCTAGCCTGTGACCGTTCTAGTGGGgactaattcattcttttcattagtgACCACCGTCATCCCCCCTTTTTCGGCACCACCTGCAttgggctcacccactcactgtcagagatagggttgatgattcctgcatcaagaagtttgatcacctCGCTGCAcactacttctttcatattagggttgagCCGTCTCTGGGGTATAGCTGTCGGCCTATGATTATCTTCCATGAGAATCTTGTGTGTACAAAAGGAAGGGCTAATTCCcttaatatctgaaatcttccacgcaatCGCTTTTTTGTACTTATTTAACACACTCAGAAGGTCTGATTTTTGCTTAGGGGTCAAGTCTGAGGCAATGATGATTGGAAGTTTTGATCCCTCTGCcagaaatgcatattccaagTGTTCGGGAAGCGGCTTTAGTTCTAATTCcggtggttcctcaattgatgattttaattgCCCAAACTTCCCGAGATTAATATCCTCGAACCCTCTATACTCATCTTCTGAGGAGCTACCACTATCCATGCACTGTTCCATAGCGTGAATCTCACATCCGGATGATCTTGAGTCGCCCCCCCACTATAAGATCTATTTCCTCTTCGATTTGCTGAACTAGTACGACAGAGTCATCGGACTTGTTCCTTTCTTCCTCATGGGTGGGGACGGAAGGAAGGATAGGTGGAATAAGCTTAACTAGTGGCAACACACTGTCGGACTTCATATAGTGCGTGAATAGTTCCTACACGTCATGCTCTCCCAAGGGTACGGTTCTAGCCACATTGTAATGTTCAAACCGTCTTCAACTATGAAGAATGTGCGTACTCATCATTCCTTCTGGTTCAAATGGCACTAGAGATTCAAGTAGGAAATTCGAGTATGGAATCTGCAGACAGGAAGCGTCACCCCAACTGCCGGCTGCAATTATGATTATAGCGGATAATGAATAACCAggaaatgttaaacaaagagaaatatttaaagcagaaaataacttcgaaagaaataaaaacgaacaaaagtgcaaaataaaagaaacaaatgtacataattaaagaaacaatggctaaattaataaactctaagttttccgagtattctttgtgggtccccggcaacagcgccaaaaacttaatgcgagatccgcaagtgcacggagtcgtcaagtaatacctctcgtgcgaacacgagagggtcgtattccctgggcccaaggatctacccttacttcttCTTCGCGTATTGTTTAGCCgaaagattcgaagggtttctctaatctattaattaaaatgaaagaactacaagtagAGTCTAAAATAaagcaagggtataaaatccagggaaagaaatggtcacggatacGGCTctcctaggggctactaaagtgcaaaggatgctaagaatgtcatgcaagtgaaggtttggacctagagatttcctaaagtaggttaacccgatggtcacggcaattgacccctaatccggtataagtattgatacggaatttcttctgatcaaatcctcatacgattgcattaacaaagggggaaatccctaatcagagccggaacacaactcggtctagccctaatgttggaagggtacaaaatacccgatggtcacggcgtattcgtacatgaatcccttccaaacttggtgtgtctaatAGAAGGGCGATGatcaagtacaacctagaagttggtttacagagttctcatgtaagcaacacatcaaatgcaccaagaatgaatcacaaacacaaaacccttgcaatagacataattagttcatcaaaatacacaagttcaccccaaggtttaCCGGCATCTGGtaaccttggggtctactcgtccatgcaaacaaatacaaacaataggtccatgaaaacaactacaaatggcataagaaaactcccttaAACAATGGAAGTTAGGTGtaaagcttccacggacgccgcgattGGGGCGGCTTCTCTCgtcgtctacaagctcccaaagaagagattgatgaagatctagccaaactaAGCTTCTCCCTTTAATTCCCCCGCTCCAAAACGCGTGATCTTGCCTCCGCTGAACTtgtggaagtcggctccaagaactccccaaaaAGCTATCTCTCAAAACCTCCCCCCTTTGCCTTAAAAGTTCAGTCCAAaatatatcccgtcaggtccatacgggctccatgcgggcgcatggagcccgtgaagctcactgccatt
It includes:
- the LOC120263482 gene encoding intermediate cleaving peptidase 55, mitochondrial, which produces MAMQSLRRGAMRSIVRGMVKPQVLYPLYKSIQCSSYATQRIVDIGQPTSVSHPHLLAEGEITPGITSDEYISRRKRLLELLPEKSLAIIASAPVKMMTDVVPYPFRQDADYLYITGCSQPGGVAVLSDEIGLCMFMPDPDPQDVLWQGSIAGMDAALDYFKADKAFSMSKMREVLPGMISHATKVYHNVMTALPSYMAFEAFRELDHNNKVKDISYLTHELRWVKSSSEVNLMRQSASIACQSLLQTMLLSRTSPEESKLAAKVEYECKMKGAQRMAFHPVVGGGANASVIHYSRNDQKIRAGELVLMDIGCEFHGYLSDLTRTWPPCGSFSSAQEILYDLILETNKECVKLCKPGMSIQQIHNYSVQMLQRGLRKMGILKDSSISSYHKLNPTSIGHYLGMDVHDSSMVKNERLLQPGVVITIEPGVYIPSSCDVPERYRGIGIRIEDEVLITETGHEVLTGSMPKEIADIAGLLNFDRSRGTEVSCSPAQQQVEFH